ATAAAGCTCAAAATGATGATGAATTTGAAAGTTTTGGATTCATAACATTTAGTCCAAGCTATGTAGCATTATTTTCTCCTGAAAAATTGAGTGGTTTTTTTGAGATTGGTTTGCCGTTGTCAGTCCGGGTAGGTAGTTCTGAAATCGAAAAATTTGATGAAGAAACAAAGTTTACGCCCGGTATTATCTTAGGGCTGGGAGTTCAATACGATCGATTCTTTATAAAGGGTAGATATGATCATATGGGAAAAGTTGGTAAAGCAATACAACAACGAATAGTCGGCATAATTGTAGGCATTGATCTTTAAATGTTATGGCATAATAGCGATGAGGAGTAACTACAGGTTCACAACACTTTTAATACTTTGCTCAGTAATTTTGGTAACTAATGAGGCAAACGCACAAACTAACTTTGTAGATGGTTTGATTGTTACCATAAGTGGGGATACGCTTAGAGGGTTGATTGATTTTCAGGATTGGACATCATCTCCCGAAGAACTGTATTTCAAGAGAAGAGAAGGAGCAGATCAGGAATTCTATACCCCTAAAGACCTGCTTTATTTTGAAGTATCTGGAGAGCGATACATCTCCAAACTTGTTGATGTTGATCAAACACCATTAAGAGTATCAGGCCTTGCAAGTCCTGCTCCATTCAGTATAACAGAACATGCATTTCTCAGGGTATTAATTGATGGCCCAATTCCGCTTTATTTTCTTAGGGATACCAGGCCTCATTTTTATATCTCTACTGATGAAGGGACAAAAGAGCTAATCTCCAATCAATATTATGTCGTGCGTGATAACCGGAGAATATTGGCTCGAAAGAACGAACGTTTATACCAGGTTCAGTTGAGACAAGCATACCCGGAATGCTCATTTCTTATCACAGATGACCTAAGATATAGTGAGTCAGGGTTTAAGGAGTTTATTCTCGATTGCCAATCGGAAATGGGGCTTGGTTCGCCTACTTATATCAATATTAAGAAGCCTAATCAATTTAAGATTAATCCTTTTATAGGTTATGAGAGGAATGAACTCAATTATGTGCCAATTAGGCTCATGTTCGGAAGAGATTCAAAAACGATCGTTTTTGATGGGATTAGTTTTGGTGTGGTGGCAAAAATTATTAACTCAGGAAACCTGGAAAGAGGATCTGCAAACTTCTCCTTAGACTATGTTAGTTACTCTTCAAGCGAAGATAACATTGATACATTTGGCTTCTTGACGTTTAAAGCCTGGTATGGATATAAATTTGGTGCAACCGAAAATACGCCTTTTTTAGATGCCGGAGTAAGTATAACGGGCAGGCTGGGTAATACGGGAGATATAAAATTTGACGAGGATGTGAAGATTATACCGGGCGCACATTTTGCTTTGGGATATAAGTATGATTTCCTCTATGCGAAAACCTATTTTAATTTTCGTTCTTCCAGGCAAAGAGAAGTAAAACAGAGAATTATAGGAGTAGTATTAGGAACTGAGCTTTAACATTGACTCTCGATCTCTTCTTACCCATATCACAAACTCAAAAAGAGCGAGTTAACTCGGCGCTAAGAGAACGGCCACCGCATGAGCCCGGGGTATATACGATGTACAATAAAGCGGGTGAGGTTTTATATGTTGGTAAGGCAAAAGATTTGCATAACCGCCTAACTTCTTATAGATATTCAAAGTCGAAAAAGACGCAACGAATGATCGCCCAGTTACAACGTATCAGGTTTGAGATATGTAAATCGGAAACGGACGCTATTTTATTGGAGAATCTGCTTATTCGTTCTCTTCGCCCGCCCTTCAACGTTGCCAACAAAAAGCCGGAAACCTATTACTATATCTCAACTACCCGGCGTGGAAATAAACGGGAGTTTAGATTATCCATGCGCCAGCTCAAAGAATACCCAAAATGTTATGGGTGTTTCAAAGGGCATTTGAGAGTAAGAAGGGGCTTGGGGGGATTACTTAAATTACTGTTCGTTCTAGATACTGAAATCAAGCATGCTCATTTTTTACCCAGTCAGTTATTGAAGCGCATTACCCCAATGCGTTTTAATGTGCGTTTAAGTGATCAGGTGGGAGTTCAGGTGGATCAGTTGCTCCAGGGCAGGTCTTCCACACTCATCGACGATTTCGAAGAAATGATAGAGCTATCATCATTCAGAGATAAATTCACCTATAGCTACTTTAGAAATGAACTTGAATTGCTGAGGATGTTCTTTGTCCTGGGGCCCGAACGAAATCAGCTTATCAAAAAAGAGCTCCAATTGGATTCAGAACTTATTTCCCAGGACGAACTGGATGACCTTCAAGTGTTACTTGCTGAACGAAGGAATGAGGGAAATATACCCTTAGCTAATGGTTAGCTATGAATTATTACACAATGGTTATTTGTTATTGATGATTTACCAATAACCATTAACGACAAACAAAAACATACACCAAAACAAAATTGGATTGCAAGGATTTACCCGTATTTTTGGCGCTCACTACGGAAGTATTTCATGCCCCAACCTGGTACAACCTCGATTGATATAGAGAGGGAAAAAAAGCTAAAAAAAGAACTCAATGCTGTTTGCGCAGCCCTGTCCATTTTGGGTTTAGCTTTTTCAAGTTGGGCATCCAGGGTTCCCGATGTAAGAGACCTGGCTATACTCACGGCGGCTACATTAGGCTATGCCCTTCTGTTTAGAGGAGCAGGGACCATAGTAATGATGCCGATTGTAGCATCAGGAATAAACCGCTTTGGAGCTACTAAAGTTGTACTCTGGTCTGGGTTAATGGTCGCCTTTACACTCGTACCAATAGCTATGATGAATAACTGGATTGCTCTAGGTCTTTTACTAATGCTGATCGGCGCGGTATCCAGTGCGTTCAATATTTCAGTAAATGCACTGGGCGCTAAAGTGGAGATGGAATCGGGCACCTCTCATATGGGAAAAATCCACTCATGGTTCGGATTTGGGAATTTGGGAGGGGCACTGATTGGTACCTTAATGGCTCGTCTGGATGTATCGGTAGTCACCCATTTCATGGGGGTTTCAATACTTATGTTAGTAATCCTGGGTATGATCTACAGACATTTACCGGAGGACGCACCTCATCCTGATGCAGAAAAGCCAAAATATTCGTTGCCCAGAGGAGGGCTAATTGCCCTGGGTATTATTTGTTTTTTGGGAGCATGTATTGAAGGCTCTATTAATAATTGGGTGGGACTATTTTTTACCGATCACTTAAATGTATCACATGAGTTCGCACCCATTGGTTATACCTCATTTGCAGGCGCGTTGCTACTTATGAGAATTCTTGGTGATCGGCTAAAGAATAGATTCGGCCCCAAAAGGCTACTGGTAGTAGGCTCACTATCCGGTGCGGTAGGGATCGTTATTGCACTATATGCACCCAATATGGCAGTAGGGGCTATTGGTGTTTTCCTCGCTGGTGCCGGCGCTTCCTTAAACTTCCCCATGGTATTCAGTGCAGCAGGCCGGGAAGGGGCTATTGCCTTAACCTCGGTGGCTACCCTGGGATACGTTGGAGGTATGGTCTCACAGCCTCTGGTGGGCTTGATTGTAGAGCAATTCGAACTATTCGGCGGCTTCCTGTTTATTGCAATCTGTATGGTAATGACCGCTTATGTGGCCTTCAGGTCCAACCTGTTGAAAGGGTGAGGAAGTAAGAATATTGATTGAAGAATAAAGAAGTAAGAGCATCTTTCAATGTTCAATGTTCAATGTTCAATGTTCTTATTTTCTCTTTAACAAGTCATCCTGAGCATTCCTGCGAAGGATCATACTGGATATTAAGCCGGTTAGATTCTTCGGCGGTAGCCTCAGAATGACATATCAAAAAAGAAGGAAATCACTCCAACTCCCACACCCAGGTTACTTTTCCATCCACCTTGAAATCTTTGGAAAGATCGATACTGGAATCAGTAAAGATATTGGTTCCGGTTTTGAACTTATCCAGCACCTCATCCAGTACAGAACGAGGGATAGTAACCTCATCTTCATTGGAGTTCATAACTACCAAAATGGTTTGGTTCTCATGAATACGGAAATAGACATACACCCCGTTTTCAGGAACAAAATGCAGAAGGCGGCCATATTTGGCTGCATCTGAAGTTTGCCGCCAATTGCCCAGGCGGCTTACAAAATCAATAATCTCATTTTCCTTGTCTGTTCTACCTTCTTCAGTGAATACACTTCGGGAATCTCCTTCCCAACCTCCGGGCATATTTGGCCTGCGGTACTCGTCATCACCGCCACGGAACTCGTGCTCCATCATTAATTCTGTACCATAATACACTTGAGGAATACCGCGGGTAGTAAGTAAGAAGGTATAAGCCATTTTAAAATGTGCCTCATTCTTCCGAACACGTTCATAAATCCGATCCATATCATGATTATCCAGGAAGATTACATTCTTCATAGGATCGGTATAGAGGAAATCATTAGTAAGAATATTCCAGATCCGAGCCACCCCATTATCCCAGCCAAAACCCTCATTTAAAGCGGCATCAACTGCTTGAGCCAATGGAAAATCGGTCACACTTGGCAGGTAGGAATTATAGCCGTCATCAGTTCCTTCCTTGTCATATTGCCAGAATGCTTCCGGGCCCGGGAAATTAAGCCATGCTTCCCCAACGATATTGAAATTCGGATAGGCAGTTAGCACTTCTTTCGACCAGCGAGCCATATAATCTTTATCAGGGAATACATAGGTATCCATTCGAATACCATCAATTCCTGAGTACTCGATCCACCAAATAGTATTCTGAATCAGATAATCAGCTAGGAGCTCATTGTTTTGGTTTAGATCCGGCATTTCCCGGACAAACCAACCATTAAGTAGACGATTTGAGTCGTACTCTGAAGCATAAGGATCTGAAGCTACAGGTCCTCTGTAATTGGTTTGACCATATTTTTCCCAGCTATGTACCCAATCCTTAGTTGGAAGGTCCTCCATCCACCAGTGCTTATCACCAATATGATTATGGATCATATCCATGATCACTTTCATATCGTTCTTATGAACTTCGTCGATTAAGGCTTTGTACTCTTCATTACTCCCGAATCGTCGATCAACACGGTATAAATCAGTAGCCGCATAGCCATGATATCCCCCATACTCTACACTCATATCATTTTCAAAAATGGGAGTAAACCAAATAGCGGTCATACCAAGGTCCTTTATATAATCAAGGTGCTCTACCACACCTGCAATATCACCACCTTGTCTTCTTTCCGGATCTGAACGATCTGCAGACTCGATCATGCCTTCAATAGAATCATTATCAGGATTACCATTCGCAAATCGGTCGGGCATCATAAGGTAGATTAAATCCCCGGAGTCAAAACCTTGATTTCTACCTTCTAGAGGCTCCCTGGTTTTCAGCTCGTAATTGATCGTGGTAGTTTCATTCCCTTTTTTAAGGGCGATCTCCATTTCTCCTGGTTTGGCTTCTGGAGATACTTCTAGGTACAGGAACAAATAGTTCGGGGAGTCAACGGCCAGTTGTTTTTGGATGATTACACCGGGGTAATCGAGGCTTGCTCGATAGTGCCCAAGTTCTTCTCCATAAAGCTGAATTTGCAGCTCCTGCACGGGCATATTAGTCCACCAAAATGGAGGCTCAACAATATCTACCTGTGCGAAAGAAAGTGTATAAGTCGTAAAAGCAAATAGACTGACAATGAATAGTTTTTTCATAATAAAGGCTGATTCTAACATTTAGGAAAAGATAATACATAAGTGAAAGGACAGATTCCTATGTAAGTACTTTCATAAAAGTCAGTAGTAAAAAACTAAGCTATTACCTGAAATGAGACTATTTTGCTTTATTTGGAACCAATAAGAAGCAGTACAAAAGCGCCAACCAATATCCAGAAAGTATAACCGGCAATAGCAGGTATTAAAACGAACTCAAGTTGGATTAGTACTAATAAAAGAACGATAACTATAGCAGTTACCTTAAGGGCCATTTTTGTTTTAGAACTCATGGGACTAAGAATTAAGCTTTAAACGATCTAATGAACCCCGACCTAGACACAGTTAACCTAAGTTAAAAGAGCCAATAAGTAAACAGTATGGTATAAGCTTAGTATTAAGTTTTATTCTGATTTTAGACTATCAATAGGATTAGCCGTGGCTGTTTTAAAGGATTTGATACTAACCGTTAGCAAAGCCACACCAAGGGCAATTACAGCTGTAGATATAAATATCATAGGCCCCAGGTCTATTCGATAAGCAAAATCCTTCAGCCAGTTGTTTGCCAAAAACCAACCTACTGGAATAGAAATCAAAAGGCTTATCCCAATAAGTTTTATGAAATCTCTGTTTAGCAGTGTGATGATTTGAAGAAGGTTGGCTCCAAGCACTTTTCGGATCCCTATTTCCTTAGAACGCTGTTCCATCATAAACGAAGCAAGCCCAAATAATCCCATACAGGCAATGAACAATGCTAATATGGTAAAGTAGTTGAACATCTTACCAAGAGTTAGCTCGGTTCGGTACTGGTTATCAAAAGTGTCATCTAAAAAGGCATGGATAAATGGGAAATCCGGGGAAATAGCTCTTATCTCGTCTTCTACAAAACGCAGCGTCTCCTGCATATTATTAGGGGAGATTTTAAGCATGATTTTAGAATGCTGTTCGATGGGGGCATACCTGAGTAAAAGAGGGGCAATGCTGGAATGATAACTCATAAAGTTAAAGTCTTGAACAACGCCAACAATGCGTCCATCTCTACGCCAAAGAATGAAATCTTTGCCAACAGCTTCCTCTGGACTCCAACCAATACTTCTCGCCAACGACTCATTAATAATAAGGTGGTTTGCAGTATCAGGATCCATTTCCTCATCAAAATATCTTCCAGCAATCATGTCTACTCCCAGCATTTCCAGGTAATTGGTATTAATGATCCCGTTGAAGGTATCCAGATCGTAGTCTTCGGGTTTTCCATCCCAGTTAATGCCACTTGTTTGGCTTTCTATTTTTGTTGGAAGGTGAGACCCGGACGAAACAGAAAGGATGTTGGGGTTAGATGAGAAAGATTGTTTGAGCACATCAAAACGCGGCATTACTTCCGGATCTGTGATCTCAATAGTCACAATTTGATCGCGATTAAAGCCGGCATCCTTCGATTGAATATAATTCAGCTGCTGAAAGATGACGACAGAGGAAAGAACCAGGATGTTAGTAATAGCGAATTGACCAACTACTAAGAGGTTTCTCATTCTTCGGTTCGTGCTACCTCCTTTTATAGTTTTCTTGAACACACCAATCGGAGATAAACCCGACATATATAAAGCAGGATAGCTTCCCGAGATCAACCCAACAAGGGTGCCAATTCCTATGAAAAGAGCCCAGAATAGTGGGGTATTGAAAATCTGGAGGGAAACAGATTGCCCTAAAGAAGCTGATAGTGTGGGAAATAAAGTGATGACTATAACTAAAGCTAAGAATAACCCGGCCAGAGAGAACACCAAAGCTTCGGCAACAAACTGCATGATCAGATTAGACTGAAAAGCCCCATTTACTTTTCGTACCCCGATCTCTTTTGCCCGGTTCATAGATCGGGCTGTGGCTAGATTCATATAATTGATGCAGGCAATAATGAGGATGATAATTGCTATACCGGAAAGCATGTACACATAACGGGCGCTACTAATTTTTCCGGGATTAAAGTTTATACCTCCTGATTTGAGATACACATCTTTCAAAGGCTGTAGCGCAAAAAACGGCAGGTTTTGCGGGTTTTCTGAGTAGTAATCAGAGGTTAAAAGCTGAGGGTCGGACAGTGCCTTAATTCTATCCACTAAATCCGAAGGAGATACGGTGCCGTCAATTTTTATATAGGAGTAGGTATTATTGTTTAGCCAGAATGTACTTTCTCTTTCATATCCTGGCATTGAATTCATCGGAGCCACAAAATCGAACTGAAGGTGAGTGTTGGAAGGAACATCTTCAATAATTCCGGTTACAGTTCTAAGAAAAGGCTCTTCATCATCATAGGTAAAAAGAATGGCCTCACCCATTGCGTTGGATTCACCAAAGTATTTTTCAGCAAGCGAACGTGTAAGGACAATGGAGTTTGGGTTCTCTAATGAAGTAGCTGGATTTCCCGCTAACCAATCATAGGAAAAGAAATCGAAGTAGCTTTCATTTGTAAACAGGCCGTCTTCAAAAAAGGGTTGGTTATTTGTGCTGAGCAATGACTCTCTGATATCCAAAACGACAGCTGCTTCAATACCCTGGAAATCATCATTTAAAGCCAAAGATAATGGCGTAGGATTCACAGCATACCAATTGGTGCCCAGGTAAAAACCTTGTGGATCATTCCGAACTACACGATAAATTTTGTCGGAGTCTTCGTGTTGTCGATCATAGCTCATTTCATGAACCACGAACAACCCAATGAGTACAAAACTGGCCAGCCCAATAGCTAGTCCCAAAATGTTAATGAATGAATAGCCTCGGTATTTGAGGATGTTACGGATTGCAACTTTCAGGTAATTTCTAAACATATCTAAGGTCCAGTAAAAAGAGTGAATAATTTTTGAAGGGGCATATCTAAACACTTGCTTCCAGTACCACCAATCAGCCGCTCTAGGGCCATTCTTTTTAGAGAGATAAGCGTGATATTCTTCGAAATCGCCCAGAGTCGTTTTCCAAACATCATCATATTGAAGCTTGGTGAGGATCTTCTCCGCTAATTCTGGTGGTTTGTGATCCATTATTCCGATTTAATACTATCTACAGGGTTAGCAAGTGCAGTTTTAATCGAATTAAAGCTTACGGTGAATAGAGCGATCCCAAAGACTATTAACCCAGCAACAACAAAAATGAGAGGGTTGAGCTCAATTCTATATGCAAAGTCTTCCAGCCAGATACCTGAGATATACCAGGAAACTGGAATAGAAATCAGAAAGCTAATGCCAACCAGCTTAAGAAAGTCTTTATTAAGCAGGGCCAGGATTTGCATTACATTAGCACCCAATACTTTTCGAATACCAATTTCCTTAGTTCTCTGTTCTGAGATATAGGTAGCAAGCCCGAATAACCCCATACAGGCGATAAACAGGGCAAGCAATGAAAAGTAATTGAAGAGTGAGCCCAAACGTTGCTCGTCGTTATATAAGCTCAAATATCGTTCCTCCAAGAATGAGTATGAGAAGGGATATCCGGGGGAGAATTTCTTTATCGCTTCTTCCACACTTGCTAGGGTAGTTTGTATATCAACGCCATTAGATTTAAGCAGTACATAGCGTTGATTGCTTTGTGGGGTAAGCATAATAGCCAAAGGCGCTATAGATTGATCCAGAGATTGGAAGTTAAAGTTGTCAACTATACCCACAACAGCTCCTTGATTTCCCCATACAGAAAAGGATTTACCAACAGCTTCCTCTTTTGTCCAACCAATCTCTCTAATGGCCGCTTCGTTAAGGAGGTAGTCCCTCTCCGTCTCTTTAAACAAATCAGCACTAAATGATCTTCCTTCAACAATTTGAATATCTAGCATTTCAATGAAATCAAATCCAACTGGAGAGACATAAATGCCTAGCTCATCCTCTTCCTGCATTCCCTCCCATTCTGTTCCTCTGGTTTGGCTACTCATGAAAATGGGATCGAATTGAGAGGAAGAAACCTGTTCGATTCCGGGGATTTTCAATAGCTCAGCTTGTAAAGTTTCAAACTGGTCCCAAAGTTCGGAGTCTCGGTTTGGTATGGTAATGACCTGTTCTCTGTTTAATCCGGTATCCGTAGTTCTTAAAAAGTTCAATTGAAGGAATACCACAATAGAGCTAACCAGGAGAACTGCAGTAATGCTGAATTGCCCC
This DNA window, taken from Balneola sp., encodes the following:
- a CDS encoding nucleotide excision repair endonuclease — its product is MTLDLFLPISQTQKERVNSALRERPPHEPGVYTMYNKAGEVLYVGKAKDLHNRLTSYRYSKSKKTQRMIAQLQRIRFEICKSETDAILLENLLIRSLRPPFNVANKKPETYYYISTTRRGNKREFRLSMRQLKEYPKCYGCFKGHLRVRRGLGGLLKLLFVLDTEIKHAHFLPSQLLKRITPMRFNVRLSDQVGVQVDQLLQGRSSTLIDDFEEMIELSSFRDKFTYSYFRNELELLRMFFVLGPERNQLIKKELQLDSELISQDELDDLQVLLAERRNEGNIPLANG
- a CDS encoding MFS transporter, which encodes MPQPGTTSIDIEREKKLKKELNAVCAALSILGLAFSSWASRVPDVRDLAILTAATLGYALLFRGAGTIVMMPIVASGINRFGATKVVLWSGLMVAFTLVPIAMMNNWIALGLLLMLIGAVSSAFNISVNALGAKVEMESGTSHMGKIHSWFGFGNLGGALIGTLMARLDVSVVTHFMGVSILMLVILGMIYRHLPEDAPHPDAEKPKYSLPRGGLIALGIICFLGACIEGSINNWVGLFFTDHLNVSHEFAPIGYTSFAGALLLMRILGDRLKNRFGPKRLLVVGSLSGAVGIVIALYAPNMAVGAIGVFLAGAGASLNFPMVFSAAGREGAIALTSVATLGYVGGMVSQPLVGLIVEQFELFGGFLFIAICMVMTAYVAFRSNLLKG
- a CDS encoding glycosyl hydrolase; protein product: MKKLFIVSLFAFTTYTLSFAQVDIVEPPFWWTNMPVQELQIQLYGEELGHYRASLDYPGVIIQKQLAVDSPNYLFLYLEVSPEAKPGEMEIALKKGNETTTINYELKTREPLEGRNQGFDSGDLIYLMMPDRFANGNPDNDSIEGMIESADRSDPERRQGGDIAGVVEHLDYIKDLGMTAIWFTPIFENDMSVEYGGYHGYAATDLYRVDRRFGSNEEYKALIDEVHKNDMKVIMDMIHNHIGDKHWWMEDLPTKDWVHSWEKYGQTNYRGPVASDPYASEYDSNRLLNGWFVREMPDLNQNNELLADYLIQNTIWWIEYSGIDGIRMDTYVFPDKDYMARWSKEVLTAYPNFNIVGEAWLNFPGPEAFWQYDKEGTDDGYNSYLPSVTDFPLAQAVDAALNEGFGWDNGVARIWNILTNDFLYTDPMKNVIFLDNHDMDRIYERVRKNEAHFKMAYTFLLTTRGIPQVYYGTELMMEHEFRGGDDEYRRPNMPGGWEGDSRSVFTEEGRTDKENEIIDFVSRLGNWRQTSDAAKYGRLLHFVPENGVYVYFRIHENQTILVVMNSNEDEVTIPRSVLDEVLDKFKTGTNIFTDSSIDLSKDFKVDGKVTWVWELE
- a CDS encoding ABC transporter permease, whose amino-acid sequence is MDHKPPELAEKILTKLQYDDVWKTTLGDFEEYHAYLSKKNGPRAADWWYWKQVFRYAPSKIIHSFYWTLDMFRNYLKVAIRNILKYRGYSFINILGLAIGLASFVLIGLFVVHEMSYDRQHEDSDKIYRVVRNDPQGFYLGTNWYAVNPTPLSLALNDDFQGIEAAVVLDIRESLLSTNNQPFFEDGLFTNESYFDFFSYDWLAGNPATSLENPNSIVLTRSLAEKYFGESNAMGEAILFTYDDEEPFLRTVTGIIEDVPSNTHLQFDFVAPMNSMPGYERESTFWLNNNTYSYIKIDGTVSPSDLVDRIKALSDPQLLTSDYYSENPQNLPFFALQPLKDVYLKSGGINFNPGKISSARYVYMLSGIAIIILIIACINYMNLATARSMNRAKEIGVRKVNGAFQSNLIMQFVAEALVFSLAGLFLALVIVITLFPTLSASLGQSVSLQIFNTPLFWALFIGIGTLVGLISGSYPALYMSGLSPIGVFKKTIKGGSTNRRMRNLLVVGQFAITNILVLSSVVIFQQLNYIQSKDAGFNRDQIVTIEITDPEVMPRFDVLKQSFSSNPNILSVSSGSHLPTKIESQTSGINWDGKPEDYDLDTFNGIINTNYLEMLGVDMIAGRYFDEEMDPDTANHLIINESLARSIGWSPEEAVGKDFILWRRDGRIVGVVQDFNFMSYHSSIAPLLLRYAPIEQHSKIMLKISPNNMQETLRFVEDEIRAISPDFPFIHAFLDDTFDNQYRTELTLGKMFNYFTILALFIACMGLFGLASFMMEQRSKEIGIRKVLGANLLQIITLLNRDFIKLIGISLLISIPVGWFLANNWLKDFAYRIDLGPMIFISTAVIALGVALLTVSIKSFKTATANPIDSLKSE